A window of the Chelonoidis abingdonii isolate Lonesome George chromosome 19, CheloAbing_2.0, whole genome shotgun sequence genome harbors these coding sequences:
- the CRISPLD2 gene encoding cysteine-rich secretory protein LCCL domain-containing 2: MTMSTALSWFFPLGCLLVLMHEAQGFFLPNGTHFESILSQYHSRAKRAIPRSDKEEILMLHNKLRGEVYPSASNMEYMTWDDELERSAEAWAQECIWDHGPASLIMSIGQNLAVHWGRYRSPAFHVQSWYDEVKDYTYPYPHECDPWCPERCSGAMCTHYTQIVWATTNKVGCAVNVCEQMSVWGEIWENAVYLVCNYSPKGNWIGEAPYKNGRPCSECPPSYGGSCQNNLCYKDDHYVQKPERDETNEVEVPQITEEKQVWVQERVTKPTKSTKIKKVITTANSFMTQVIKCDTKMRDKCKGSTCNRYLCPAGCVNSKAKIFGTFYYETASSICRAAIHYGVIDDKGGLVDITRKGRSPLFVKSTRNGVESLSKYKPSNSFVVSKVTVQTLDCYTTVAELCPFKKPATHCPRAYCPAHCKAEPAYWAPVFGSKVYADSSSICKTAVHAGVIEDETGGYVDVMPVDKKKNYVGSLKNGVQSESLKSPSEGMAFRIFSVKQ; this comes from the exons ATGACCATGAGTACTGCCCTGTCTTGGTTCTTCCCTCTTGGATGTTTACTGGTTTTGATGCATGAAGCGCAAGGCTTTTTCTTGCCCAATGGCACACACTTCGAGAGCATTTTGAGCCAATATCACTCCAGAGCCAAGAGAGCCATTCCAAGGTCAGACAAAGAGGAGATTTTGATGCTTCATAACAAGCTGAGAGGTGAAGTCTATCCTTCAGCCTCCAATATGGAATACATG acctgggatgatgAGCTGGAAAGATCTGCAGAGGCTTGGGCCCAGGAGTGCATCTGGGATCATGGACCTGCCAGCCTCATTATGTCCATTGGTCAGAATTTGGCTGTTCATTGGGGCAG ATATCGTTCTCCAGCCTTCCACGTCCAATCTTGGTATGACGAAGTTAAAGATTATACTTATCCGTATCCCCATGAATGTGACCCTTGGTGTCCAGAAAGATGCTCTGGAGCAATGTGCACTCACTATACCCAG ATCGTTTGGGCCACAACAAACAAGGTTGGCTGTGCTGTAAACGTCTGCGAACAGATGAGTGTTTGGGGAGAAATCTGGGAGAATGCCGTCTACCTGGTCTGCAACTACTCTCCCAA GGGAAACTGGATTGGAGAAGCTCCTTATAAAAATGGCAGGCCCTGCTCTGAATGCCCACCGAGCTATGGAGGAAGCTGCCAGAACAACCTCTGTTACAAAG ATGACCACTACGTACAAAAGCCTGAGCGGGATGAGACTAACGAAGTGGAGGTCCCACAAATTACAGAGGAAAAACAAGTGTGGGTGCAAGAACGGGTGACCAAACCCACCAAATCAACCAAGATCAAGAAAGTCATCACAACCGCGAACAGTTTCATGA CACAGGTCATTAAGTGTGATACCAAAATGAGGGACAAATGCAAAGGATCAACGTGCAACAG GTATCTGTGCCCAGCTGGCTGCGTGAACAGCAAGGCAAAAATCTTTGGAACGTTCTATTATGAGACT GCATCCAGTATATGTCGTGCTGCAATTCACTATGGCGTCATAGATGATAAAGGAGGACTGGTTGACATCACTAGGAAAGGGAGATCACCCCTTTTTGTCAAGTCTACAAGAAATGGTGTTGAATCTTTAAG tAAATATAAACCTTCAAATTCATTCGTGGTTTCCAAAGTCACAG TGCAGACGCTGGATTGTTACACCACTGTAGCTGAGCTGTGTCCGTTCAAAAAGCCAGCAACTCATTGTCCAAG gGCTTATTGTCCAGCTCACTGTAAAGCTGAGCCAGCATACTGGGCACCAGTCTTTGGCTCCAAGGTTTATGCAGAT AGTTCCAGTATCTGCAAAACAGCCGTGCACGCTGGAGTCATTGAAGACGAGACTGGCGGTTATGTGGATGTAATGCCCGTGGACAAGAAGAAAAACTACGTTGGCTCTTTGAAGAATGGCGTCCAATCTGAGAG